A window of the Haloquadratum walsbyi C23 genome harbors these coding sequences:
- a CDS encoding 30S ribosomal protein S19e, with protein MVSVYDVPADALIEDVADRLADRIEEPEWMAYAKSGQSRELPPQQDDFWYVRAASLLRKVAKNGPIGIDHLAAEYGGRKRGSNRYRVASDHSTTGSKNIIRTALQQLEDEGLVSTAKGQGRRISPEGQQFLDNAASDVLEELDRPELERYA; from the coding sequence ATGGTTAGTGTATATGATGTGCCGGCGGATGCCCTTATCGAGGATGTCGCCGACCGACTTGCCGATCGGATTGAAGAGCCCGAGTGGATGGCGTATGCAAAGTCTGGACAGAGCCGTGAACTCCCACCTCAACAGGATGACTTCTGGTATGTCCGTGCTGCTTCATTATTGCGCAAAGTCGCAAAGAATGGTCCGATTGGTATTGATCATCTTGCAGCTGAATACGGTGGTCGTAAGCGTGGGTCAAATCGATATCGAGTTGCCAGTGATCACTCGACAACAGGCAGTAAAAACATCATTCGGACTGCGCTTCAACAACTTGAGGACGAAGGACTCGTTTCAACCGCAAAAGGGCAAGGTCGGCGTATCTCACCAGAGGGTCAGCAATTTCTTGATAACGCTGCTTCTGATGTACTTGAAGAGTTGGACCGTCCCGAGCTTGAGCGCTACGCATAG
- the hisS gene encoding histidine--tRNA ligase has protein sequence MYDRLKGFRDFYPPEMTARRQVIDILETTATQYGFREVGTPTLEQTQMYVDKSGEGIEEELYAFSDDGGRDVTLIPELTPTVARMVVDKQQALSKPIKWVSTRPFWRYEQVQQGRFREFYQTNVDIFGTADPIADAEILAFAADALRNLGLTASDFEFRVSHRDILSGLLASITNDDADIDIRAAIRAVDKRAKIEQAEYHGLLTDAGLSYDQAQSFDDLLTTADLDEIATVGNDTVTTAVQNLRSVLAAVDDLGVGEFCDISLTTARGLDYYTGVVFECFDATGEVSRSVFGGGRYDNLIESFGGQPTPAVGVAPGLAPLSLLCQRAGVWPTEELTTDYYILTVGDTRSVATRIARELRVSKNTVEIDIADRSFGAQMGYADSINAETVIIVGERDLENDEITIKDMNSGDQTTVPVEAFPGDHDAPTYEDVV, from the coding sequence ATGTATGACCGATTGAAGGGGTTTCGCGACTTTTACCCCCCCGAGATGACCGCTCGACGGCAAGTTATTGATATACTTGAGACGACCGCAACTCAGTATGGATTCCGTGAAGTGGGGACGCCAACGCTTGAACAGACACAAATGTATGTCGATAAGAGCGGTGAGGGTATTGAAGAAGAGTTGTATGCGTTTAGCGATGATGGCGGACGGGATGTAACATTAATACCCGAACTGACGCCGACGGTCGCACGGATGGTTGTTGACAAACAACAAGCACTTTCAAAGCCAATTAAATGGGTTTCCACGCGACCATTCTGGCGGTATGAGCAGGTCCAGCAAGGACGGTTCCGAGAATTTTACCAGACAAATGTCGATATCTTCGGTACTGCCGATCCAATAGCTGACGCTGAGATTCTTGCGTTTGCTGCTGACGCTTTGAGGAATCTTGGACTGACTGCATCTGACTTTGAGTTCCGAGTCTCACACCGTGATATCCTGAGCGGACTTTTAGCCTCGATTACGAATGATGATGCCGATATTGATATCCGCGCTGCCATCCGTGCAGTCGATAAGCGTGCGAAGATTGAGCAAGCGGAGTATCACGGACTACTCACCGATGCTGGACTTAGTTATGACCAAGCACAGTCATTTGATGATCTTCTAACAACGGCTGATTTAGATGAAATTGCAACTGTTGGCAACGATACAGTCACAACCGCAGTGCAAAATCTGCGCTCGGTCCTCGCTGCCGTTGATGATCTTGGTGTCGGTGAGTTTTGTGATATCTCATTAACAACTGCACGTGGACTCGATTATTACACTGGCGTTGTGTTTGAGTGCTTTGATGCAACCGGCGAGGTATCTCGATCTGTCTTTGGTGGGGGACGATATGATAACTTAATTGAAAGTTTTGGTGGGCAACCAACACCCGCGGTCGGAGTTGCTCCTGGTCTCGCACCATTGTCACTGTTATGCCAGCGTGCTGGTGTCTGGCCGACTGAGGAGTTGACAACAGACTATTACATTCTTACTGTCGGTGATACTCGCTCTGTTGCCACTCGAATTGCTCGTGAATTACGTGTAAGCAAAAACACTGTCGAGATTGATATTGCTGATCGGAGCTTCGGTGCACAGATGGGTTACGCAGACAGTATTAACGCTGAGACAGTCATCATCGTTGGAGAGCGGGATCTTGAGAATGATGAAATCACAATTAAAGATATGAATTCCGGTGATCAAACAACGGTTCCTGTGGAAGCATTCCCTGGCGATCATGATGCACCAACATACGAAGACGTAGTGTAA
- the truA gene encoding tRNA pseudouridine(38-40) synthase TruA, producing MRAFRLAYDGRPFSGFQRQPSVPTVEDSLFDALDSLDVFNRDTDSKPSGYAAAGRTDAGVSALRQTVGFECPSWCTPRALNSELPTSVRAWASADVQSGFHATHDALQRTYTYYLYGPELDMNRLNTAAEILSGKHDFHNFTSDDDGTTRKLSITLEFDDPFITARITADGFPRSLIRRLMSALRGVGSESMTIETLTGLLNTVPQTGPDGIPTASPEPLILTRVTYPDATFRIDNRAINSLKSVFTHRYQRCLTQARVAEHIVSKSGSDQN from the coding sequence ATGCGTGCATTTCGGCTTGCATACGATGGACGTCCATTCTCTGGATTTCAGCGGCAACCGTCGGTGCCAACCGTTGAGGATTCGCTTTTTGATGCACTTGACTCACTTGATGTGTTTAACCGTGATACTGATTCGAAGCCATCAGGATACGCAGCAGCAGGCAGAACGGATGCTGGTGTATCAGCACTCAGACAAACAGTCGGATTTGAGTGCCCCTCATGGTGCACACCTCGAGCATTAAATAGTGAACTTCCTACAAGCGTCCGGGCATGGGCAAGTGCTGATGTTCAATCTGGATTTCATGCCACTCATGATGCTCTCCAACGGACATATACATATTATCTGTATGGACCAGAACTTGATATGAATCGGCTCAACACTGCTGCAGAGATACTTTCTGGTAAGCATGACTTCCACAATTTCACATCCGATGATGATGGCACGACACGCAAGTTATCGATCACACTCGAGTTTGATGATCCCTTCATTACTGCACGAATAACTGCTGATGGATTCCCCCGATCACTCATTCGTCGTCTTATGTCTGCACTTCGCGGCGTTGGCTCAGAGTCGATGACAATTGAAACACTTACAGGACTGTTGAATACAGTGCCACAAACCGGTCCAGATGGTATTCCGACAGCCTCCCCGGAACCACTTATTTTGACAAGGGTTACATATCCAGATGCTACTTTTCGAATAGATAATCGTGCAATTAACTCTCTCAAATCTGTTTTTACACATCGATATCAGCGCTGTCTTACCCAGGCACGTGTTGCTGAGCACATTGTGTCAAAATCAGGATCAGATCAGAACTAG
- a CDS encoding lysylphosphatidylglycerol synthase transmembrane domain-containing protein: MNIDDIRTTIIGFGSVIIIFAALFAFAGVEELIATVRTANPQYVALVIGATLTWLFAWSVSLHTVLQTLDVHLSYAASFLVFAGAMFSNNVTPFGQAGGEPITAYLISRTADAEYETSLAAIASVDTLNLIPSITIALIGVGYFTTEVALGSRSNILLGSIVVITLATTILIFAYAAWRYRYEIEHRVVHALAPMIHWVADIVPRLPDIAEAEIETRIEGFFRAIERVAANPRQLAVALGASTIGWICQMTALWLAFRAIGIELRTTFILIIVPIATIAGVTPLPGGAGGIETVLVFLLLAAPLPHVTEAIAVTAVVIFRGAIYWVPVILGGGVVAWISSGANIGSPN; this comes from the coding sequence ATGAATATTGATGACATCCGAACTACCATCATCGGGTTCGGTAGCGTCATCATCATCTTCGCTGCGCTATTCGCTTTTGCCGGCGTTGAAGAGCTCATCGCAACAGTGCGCACGGCTAACCCACAATATGTTGCACTAGTCATTGGGGCGACGCTTACCTGGCTCTTTGCATGGAGTGTGTCACTCCATACAGTACTTCAAACGCTTGACGTGCATCTCTCGTATGCTGCGTCGTTTTTAGTATTTGCTGGTGCGATGTTCTCCAATAATGTCACCCCATTCGGACAAGCCGGCGGTGAGCCCATCACCGCATATCTAATTTCACGGACTGCCGATGCCGAGTACGAGACGAGTCTTGCAGCAATCGCAAGCGTCGATACATTGAATCTAATTCCCTCAATCACAATTGCATTAATTGGTGTGGGATACTTTACAACAGAAGTTGCACTTGGCTCACGCTCAAACATACTTCTTGGGAGTATTGTGGTCATTACTCTTGCCACCACCATTTTGATATTTGCATACGCTGCGTGGCGATATCGATATGAAATTGAACATCGTGTTGTGCATGCACTTGCACCAATGATTCATTGGGTTGCGGATATTGTTCCTCGCCTGCCGGATATTGCTGAAGCAGAGATTGAAACTCGTATTGAGGGATTCTTTCGAGCAATCGAACGTGTTGCTGCAAACCCCCGACAACTCGCTGTTGCTCTAGGTGCATCAACGATTGGATGGATCTGTCAGATGACTGCACTATGGCTTGCATTCCGTGCTATTGGAATCGAACTTCGAACGACATTTATTTTGATTATCGTCCCAATTGCTACTATTGCTGGGGTGACGCCATTACCCGGCGGTGCCGGTGGGATTGAGACAGTGCTTGTCTTTTTGCTATTAGCTGCTCCACTTCCACACGTAACTGAGGCGATTGCAGTCACAGCGGTAGTCATTTTCCGCGGTGCCATCTATTGGGTTCCCGTTATCCTTGGTGGTGGTGTAGTCGCTTGGATTAGCAGTGGTGCTAATATCGGCAGCCCTAATTGA
- a CDS encoding alpha hydrolase, producing the protein MDLAVLYSGGKDSSLAALLLEKFYDIHLITGSFGITDDWQHAAVAADQLGYSFETIELDQDVAEAAVTTMIEDGYPRNGIQRVHEHALEMAAQLDVTAIADGTRRDDRVPTISRAQAQSLEDRHDIDYLSPLSGFGHHAIDELVTERLSIDTGPSVEIPKSDYETELRTLIADRVGPEAVTSIFPAHTQSYVNHLRSNDDT; encoded by the coding sequence GTGGATCTTGCAGTTCTTTACAGCGGTGGCAAAGACTCCTCACTTGCAGCATTACTTCTTGAGAAATTCTACGATATCCATCTTATCACTGGTTCCTTTGGAATAACAGACGACTGGCAACATGCTGCTGTAGCGGCTGACCAACTTGGATACTCATTTGAAACAATTGAGCTTGACCAAGATGTCGCTGAAGCAGCCGTAACGACGATGATCGAAGATGGATATCCGCGAAATGGGATTCAACGTGTCCATGAACATGCACTTGAGATGGCTGCACAGTTGGATGTCACCGCCATTGCGGATGGGACACGTCGCGATGACCGCGTCCCAACTATCTCACGGGCGCAAGCACAGAGTCTTGAGGATCGCCATGACATCGATTATCTTTCACCACTCAGTGGGTTTGGTCACCATGCGATTGATGAACTAGTCACAGAACGCCTGAGTATAGACACGGGACCCTCAGTTGAAATTCCGAAAAGTGATTATGAAACAGAACTCCGCACACTGATTGCTGACCGTGTCGGACCTGAGGCTGTCACATCTATCTTCCCAGCGCATACACAATCATATGTCAATCATCTCCGCTCCAATGATGACACATAA
- a CDS encoding DNA-binding protein, with amino-acid sequence MSETPDDLDELRQQRMEELRDQADGQQSQTSDNTAAAQEAAREKAEAQQEALLKQHLTDGARQRLNAIEMSKPDFAEKVKKQLVTLAQSGRIQDRIDEDQMRELLQELKPDSKSYNIRRR; translated from the coding sequence ATGAGTGAAACTCCTGATGATTTAGATGAGCTTCGACAGCAGCGGATGGAGGAACTCCGCGATCAAGCAGACGGTCAACAGAGCCAGACATCTGATAATACTGCTGCCGCGCAGGAGGCCGCTCGTGAGAAGGCTGAAGCGCAGCAGGAGGCTCTGTTGAAACAGCACTTGACTGATGGCGCTCGACAGCGATTGAATGCAATCGAAATGTCGAAGCCCGATTTTGCAGAGAAGGTAAAAAAGCAACTTGTCACTCTTGCACAGAGCGGTCGGATTCAGGACCGTATCGACGAGGATCAAATGCGTGAGTTGCTTCAAGAGTTGAAACCTGACTCAAAGAGCTATAACATTCGTCGTCGATAA